Sequence from the Osmerus eperlanus chromosome 23, fOsmEpe2.1, whole genome shotgun sequence genome:
TCAGGAGTTGAATTCCATCTctgtggagaacagagaagaagagacaaTCCTTATCATTACATCTTATACAGGGGAgtctggtggctgagcggttagccagccgtgccaaatgacattgtgtccttggacaaggcacttcaccctacttgcctggggggaatgtccctgtacttactgtaagtcgctctggataagagtgtctgataaatgactaaatgtaaatgtattcattcATAACATGAGAACTAGTGGAGAGACTAACTCACGTGGTACTGAGGTGTGCTTTGGTCTGTCTTGAGGAAGGGGTGGGCTTGCTTTCTGCCTGTGTAGGGTGTCACCTGCACAGGATTGGACACACATGGCTGCGGGGATGGTTCACGATTGGCTGCAAAGGGGGCGGGAGCTGCAGGCGAGGATTTGATTGGTTGACGCTGCTGCCAGTCTGGAAAGGGGGGAAATGGTGTGGTGAGTGTTGTCTAGCAACGAGAAGTCCCTTCCCGTTTCCCCTTTGACTTCGGTGGCATCTAGGCAAGACgtttgacatcacttcctgcctcACCGTGGTAGAGCTGTCTGTTGTTTCGCTCTTTTGAGGTCAAACCACCGGCTGTTTCCTGCAacgacaaaaaaaaaattgtcctCGGTGTGTTGAATGAAAACCATGGACGATGTATCTCTGTCTGACTACAGAGAGGACATTACTGATTACTGAGATCCCAGATTAGACACTTCCCTTGATGAATGCCCCTTTGGCTTGAAAAGTGCTATCAGGCCATATTCGTTGATTAAATGAATACAGCTCATCATGTTCCTCTGTAGCCTTGCACTTACCTGTTTCGGGGGGGGTCCAGTCTTCACGTGGTGTGAAGGTTTGGGGCTTCCTGTTGAAGATCCGGAAAATGGGAAAGACAGTGTAATATCTCCTGACTGGAAAGATTGTATGTGATTCTGGATCTATTGTCCTTATCCGTCAAAACAGCGTGGAGTATGCATGGGTATTACACACCTGGTGGCTTTGGGGGGTCAGAAAGTTGGAGATCAGCGACAATTTGTTCTATCTTATTAGGcgaggcctgagagagagagagagagagagagagagagagagagagagagagagagagagagagagagagagagagagagagagagagagagagagagagagacagcaacacAGCAAAAGGAAGATTTGCAGAACAAAGGGAGCGATTCATTGTTAATGTATTAGGCTGAGATGGAATACAGGAAGCAGATGATTTATTGGCCAGTTCATTACCAGCTCGTTCTGCACTTGAAGGACGGCCCTGCTGATCCCCTGCTTGTGCTGTTCAAATAGACCCTCCGTCACAACCAGACAATCTGAACACAACACAGGACAAAGGAAGGAACAGTAGTTACAAAACAAGGTGACATGCTGCATATCACACATGTCACGTGTCATTAAGACAAATTCTGGATTCCTActaaagaatgtataatacattacagtacaattctagaactgtaatcaccagaTGCATCACGGACACGGCACTAtctataatcccagttattaatatttgtggcatcttaatcaccgaatgcatcacgggcactgtgcacgagtgaatatgacaacaggaacaatgttcgtacgactttatgaaggatgcatgtcttaaagttatgtattgtgcttattaaagttatgtgcTATGAAACTGAGAAGTGTGcccaggcttaaacatggtgtctcacactgggtgtgggaagcaggctgttctttgtgtctctatctcttcattttcagaaacaaccttgaaaccgggtggagacggcacccgagcaggtgggacgcgtaggcaagaacaactccctgatgcacgagagaacaagctcaaccctcttttcatctttctgttttaattgcactgtataaatatatgctggggaggggaaaatagccagttggacttcgtgaaccagcccaaactctgttgcgggtagggaaacgtagacaaccccagagctctgtacttgttgatttccaaccgctgcattaaagctgatattatcggacctctgcgactccagaccactctttctagaacacagacttgtgtcattgaataccatcataacatattggaatagacacaaataaTTTAATCCTTCAGTACCCACTTCAGTTCAACTCTGTTCTATTCAGTTCTATTGGGCAGCGAGAAGACAAACGTCGACCCAGCCAGACGATGTGATAACCACCCCCTAGAGGCCTTGGTCTTACCCAGGAACTGGGGGTCTTTTCAGAGGGTCGGTGACCCAGCACGTCTTCATGAGGTCCACCAGATTCCCCAGCCCTGGTGCCTGTTTTGGGTCGATCGTCTTTAGGCAGGGCCTGTCCCCCTGTGGGATGCGAAACCTCACCACACTGCGCATGGCGtctaaagaggaggagagaagaggaagaggaggggagaggagaaggaggacaggggagaacaGGATGGAGGGTAAAGGTTAGAGAAGGAACatgatgagggggagagagagaaggaagagcaagggttggtgggagagaggggggggaaaaggggaagagaaacagaaagaggaaaggaagagaagtCAACAGTTGAgaaagagggtgtgtgagtgtgtgtgtgtgtgtgtgtgtgtgtgtgtgtgtatgtgtgtgtgtgtgtgtgtgtgtgtgtgtgtgtgtgtgtgtgtgtgagtgtgtgtgactagtCACTACTAGGATATGGCTGTTCACCAGTGATAATGGACCACAGAAGGACACCATagctagagacagagagacagacagacagagagagagagagagagagagagagagaagagagagagagagagagagagagagagagagggagagagggagagagagagagagagaaagagagagggagagagagggagagagagagataggggttaACACAATCACATTTGGttctaaaataaaataaaagaataaaaaagTTTTGCATGTTGAAGATTGTTATGGAGAAAGTTAGATCAGTGATGTACCTGTATATGTCGGATGCTTTGGTGGGTTTATAGGACAATTTGAAAGCCTCAGGGGGCATATAATTAAttgtacccccctcctcccaatcGTTATTTTTGGTCTCCTTGGAAACACTGTGGTACACCTTCGCCAAGCCAAAATCTGCTAGCTGTCCAGAAAAAGAGGGatatggagggatggaaagacagATAGATGAAAGACGCAAAAAACAGACTTGTGTCTGTTAATATAGCAATAATACTGTAATAATATCTCAATAATCAGGCACTGATTTTACAACAGAATCAGCCTCTTGCAGAGgcctagctagactagctagacCTAGACTGGCCCAACCACCTACGAATGTGGAGAAGCAGACCAGACTATGGAGCACTGCCTTGTCTTCCCTATACTACCCAGTGCATGCAGCTCAAAAGACCTTGCAGTGTTTCAACAAAAATGCAAAGGACTGTGTAAAGCAAAGGGAAACTGCCAATATAACTATCACACAGAAGCAGAGAAGAGGCCTAGCCTGATCCGGAAGCCTGGGACTTGCCTTGACTTTGAGGCTGTCATCCAGCAGCACGTTGCTGGGCTTCAGGTCCAAGTGCAGCAGAGGtttgtggaggtggtggaggaagtTCATGCCGAGGGCGATCTGGTGGGCTATACGGAAGACCAGGGGCCAAGGTGGGGGGCGAGAGAGCTTATCCTGGAGGTCCGCCAGGGATCCCCTCTCCATGAACTCCATGACCACACCCAgctgggtggaggagctggagggaggacagCCCTGAAACACCCCCATAACCCTCAGCACGTGAGGACTGTTCCCCTGCTGCATGAGGTCTGCCTCTCTTAACAGGAGGGtcggagagctggaggagaggaggagggggaggggaggagaggagaggaggaggagaggaggagggggagggggaggggaggagaggaggaggagaggaggagggggaggggggaggggaggagaggaggaggagaggaggagggggagggggaggagaggaggagggggaggggaggagaggaggaggagaggaggagggggaggggaggagaggagaggaggaagagaggaggagggggaggggaggagaggagagggggagatgagaggaggagggggaggggaggagaggaggagggggaggggaggggaggaggaggagggggagaggagaggaggagggggaggggaggagaggaggagggggaggggaggagaggagaagagagggctaCAGTAAGTGTGTATACATTTGTTTAGGCAGCATCAGTTTTACTGTAAGATGACAAACATTTCCAAGCATGTCTTATGCTAGTGTACACTACAAAGTTCAATGGCCACAAAGAACACTTGAACTCACCCCTTGTATACCCAAACTTACCCGTTGCCATGGTG
This genomic interval carries:
- the ripk3 gene encoding LOW QUALITY PROTEIN: receptor-interacting serine/threonine-protein kinase 3 (The sequence of the model RefSeq protein was modified relative to this genomic sequence to represent the inferred CDS: inserted 1 base in 1 codon); translation: MDLTCGPPTVVVSDHSLQSWQLIGSGGFGQIYKARHKQLGMDVAIXLLHHGNGSPTLLLREADLMQQGNSPHVLRVMGVFQGCPPSSSSTQLGVVMEFMERGSLADLQDKLSRPPPWPLVFRIAHQIALGMNFLHHLHKPLLHLDLKPSNVLLDDSLKVKATDFGLAKVYHSVSKETKNNDWEEGGTINYMPPEAFKLSYKPTKASDIYSYGVLLWSIITGEQPYPNAMRSVVRFRIPQGDRPCLKTIDPKQAPGLGNLVDLMKTCWVTDPLKRPPVPGFFSRNPEFVLMTRDMCDMQHVTLFCNYCSFLCPVLCSDCLVVTEGLFEQHKQGISRAVLQVQNELASPNKIEQIVADLQLSDPPKPPGSPKPSHHVKTGPPPKQETAGGLTSKERNNRQLYHDWQQRQPIKSSPAAPAPFAANREPSPQPCVSNPVQVTPYTGRKQAHPFLKTDQSTPQYHRWNSTPEEVPRTGGASGIITMSNVNGVQIGNNNVMNISHRAAPGVQRQRQRHRNPTAPSSVHLPPEQPAHSKDRP